One part of the Glycine soja cultivar W05 chromosome 11, ASM419377v2, whole genome shotgun sequence genome encodes these proteins:
- the LOC114373927 gene encoding uncharacterized protein LOC114373927 has protein sequence MSSSSRPVPRRESPWGVTGENHPEPKAHRCNDRVEDVIQACFEGNPFKTVPGPFKLFWQCMRSKPGEEPTAPFTYLDLEPLKRETEPVKPE, from the exons atgagTAGTTCATCAAGGCCGGTGCCGAGGAGAGAGAGTCCATGGGGAGTCACCGGAGAGAATCATCCTGAACCCAAAGCTCACCGCTGCAATGACCGTGTCGAGGACGTTATTCAG GCTTGCTTTGAGGGAAACCCATTCAAGACTGTTCCGGGACCTTTCAAGCTCTTCTGGCAGTGCATGCGTTCCAAACCCGG TGAGGAACCAACAGCCCCATTTACTTATCTGGATTTGGAGCCTCTAAAGAGAGAAACGGAACCTGTGAAACCTGAGTAG
- the LOC114377646 gene encoding glutamate receptor 3.4-like — MEVLWVTRHGRMFEGRVLLLLVLFLWIPAQVVVGRTRTTITNSTTSSAPRVLRVGALFTLNSIIGRSAKPALMAAFEDVNADSSVLPGIQLKVILHDTNCSGFVGTMEALQLMEDEVIAAIGPQSSGIAHVISHVVNELHVPLVSFGATDPSLSSLQYPYFVRSTQSDYYQMHAIADLVDYYRWREVIAIYVDDDNGRNGITVLGDALSKKRAKISYKAAFPPGALKKDISDLLNGVNLMESRVFVLHVNPETFLNIFTIANKLGMMNSGYVWIASDALASTLDSLDPVDPNTMNLLQGVLVLRHHTPDTNEKKSFLSRMKRLKTKETPSFNSYALYAYDTVWLVARALDAFLKKGSVVSFSSDPKLLDTNGSMLHLQSLRVFDDGPSFLETILSTNFSGLTGTVQFDIERNRNHPAYDILNIGGSGMRRIGYWSNYSGLSVVTPEILYKKPPNTSTSSQQLYGVIWPGETAAKPRGWVFPNNGKPLRIAVPNRVSYKEFVSKDKNPPGVRGYCIDVFEAAINLLPYPVPREYILFGPGNRNPSYDDLASQVALNNYDAAVGDVTIVPNRTRILDFTQPYMESGLVVVVPVKETKSSPWSFLKPFTAQMWCVTGAFFIFVGTVVWILEHRHNPEFRGRPKKQLMTVFWFSFSTMFFSHRENTVSGLGRLVLIIWLFVVLIINSSYTASLTSILTVQQLSSQIEGIDSLISGTQPIGIQEGSFARKYLTEELNIQPSRIVTLKNMEAYIDALEKGPKDGGVVAVVDELPYIEILMSSTNCKVRTVGQEFTKSGWGFAFQRDSPLAVEMSTAILQLSENGDLQKIHDKWLLKHDCSAPDNDADLNKLSLSSFWGLFLICGIACLLALVAFSIRVLCQYTKFSPEPEQDDEETSPNRPTKGKRLFRSTTSFRDLIYFVDKKEKEIKEILRQKSKKRRRNLSLDGQSSSPT, encoded by the exons ATGGAGGTGCTGTGGGTCACAAGGCATGGACGAATGTTTGAGGGGAGGGTGTTGTTGctcttggttttgttcttgtGGATTCCCGCACAGGTGGTGGTGGGAAGGACAAGAACTACCATCACAAACTCTACTACTTCTTCAGCACCAAGAGTTTTAAGAGTTGGAGCACTGTTTACTCttaattctataattggaaGATCGGCAAAACCTGCACTTATGGCTGCTTTCGAAGATGTTAATGCTGATTCGAGTGTTCTCCCTGGCATTCAGCTGAAAGTTATTTTACATGATACAAATTGCAGTGGGTTTGTTGGAACAATGGAAG CTTTGCAGTTGATGGAGGATGAAGTGATTGCTGCCATTGGTCCACAGTCCTCAGGAATAGCCCATGTCATCTCTCATGTTGTCAATGAACTCCATGTCCCTCTTGTTTCATTTGGGGCAACAGACCCTTCTCTATCTTCCCTTCAGTACCCATATTTTGTTCGCAGCACGCAAAGTGACTACTATCAGATGCATGCAATTGCAGACTTGGTTGATTACTACAGATGGAGGGAGGTAATAGCCATTTATGTAGATGATGACAATGGAAGGAATGGAATTACAGTACTTGGAGATGCTCTGTCAAAGAAACGTGCCAAGATCTCTTACAAGGCTGCTTTCCCTCCTGGTGCGCTCAAGAAAGACATCAGTGACTTGTTAAATGGAGTGAACTTAATGGAATCACGGGTCTTTGTTCTTCATGTTAATCCTGAAACTTTTTTGAATATCTTCACTATTGCTAATAAGCTAGGAATGATGAACAGTGGCTATGTGTGGATTGCAAGCGATGCACTTGCTTCGACACTCGATTCATTAGACCCAGTTGATCCTAACACAATGAACCTCCTACAAGGGGTTTTGGTTTTGCGTCATCACACTCCCGATACTAATGAAAAGAAGAGTTTTCTCTCAAGGATGAAGAGACTAAAAACCAAGGAGACTCCAAGCTTCAATTCCTATGCATTGTATGCATATGATACTGTTTGGTTAGTAGCCCGTGCTCTTGATGCTTTTCTCAAAAAAGGTAGTGTCGTATCTTTCTCCTCTGACCCTAAGTTGCTCGACACAAATGGAAGCATGTTGCATTTACAATCGCTTCGTGTTTTTGATGATGGCCCTTCGTTTCTTGAGACAATTTTGAGCACCAATTTCTCTGGTCTGACTGGAACAGTTCAGTTTGATATTGAAAGGAATAGAAATCATCCAGCATATGATATCTTGAATATTGGTGGTTCTGGAATGCGCAGAATTGGTTATTGGTCTAATTACTCAGGTCTCTCAGTTGTGACTCCAGAAATTTTGTATAAGAAACCACCTAACACTTCAACAAGCAGTCAGCAACTGTATGGTGTTATATGGCCTGGAGAAACTGCAGCTAAACCAAGAGGTTGGGTGTTCCCCAACAATGGAAAGCCACTGAGAATAGCAGTTCCTAACCGAGTAAGCTACAAGGAGTTTGTTTCTAAAGACAAGAACCCTCCTGGAGTAAGAGGCTATTGCATTGATGTCTTTGAAGCTGCCATAAACTTGTTGCCTTATCCTGTCCCGCgagaatatatattatttggacCTGGTAATAGAAATCCTAGCTATGATGACCTTGCAAGTCAGGTTGCACTAAAT AACTATGATGCAGCTGTTGGTGATGTTACAATTGTCCCAAACAGGACAAGGATTTTGGATTTTACTCAACCTTATATGGAATCAGGGCTGGTTGTTGTTGTTCCTGTCAAGGAGACCAAATCAAGTCCTTGGTCTTTCCTCAAGCCCTTCACTGCTCAAATGTGGTGTGTTACTGGTGCCTTTTTTATCTTTGTGGGAACTGTTGTATGGATTCTTGAGCACCGGCACAATCCAGAGTTCCGTGGTAGACCGAAGAAACAACTCATGACAGTCTTTTG GTTTAGTTTCTCAACAATGTTTTTCTCACACA GAGAGAACACAGTGAGTGGTCTTGGGAGATTGGTGCTAATCATATGGCTTTTTGTGGTGTTAATTATCAATTCAAGCTACACAGCTAGTTTAACATCCATCCTCACAGTGCAGCAACTGTCATCACAAATTGAAGGCATTGACAGCTTGATATCAGGTACTCAACCAATTGGAATTCAAGAAGGGTCATTTGCACGCAAGTATTTGACAGAGGAACTCAATATACAACCATCAAGGATAGTTACGTTGAAAAATATGGAGGCATATATTGATGCCCTCGAGAAAGGACCAAAAGATGGAGGGGTTGTGGCCGTTGTTGATGAGCTTCCTTATATTGAAATATTAATGTCAAGTACCAACTGTAAGGTCAGAACCGTTGGGCAGGAGTTCACTAAAAGTGGTTGGGGATTC GCATTCCAGAGAGACTCTCCCCTTGCTGTTGAAATGTCAACCGCCATTCTTCAACTCTCGGAGAATGGTGACCTGCAAAAGATCCATGATAAATGGCTTTTGAAACATGATTGTTCTGCACCAGATAATGATGCTGATTTAAATAAACTATCTCTGAGTAGCTTCTGGGGTCTCTTTCTTATATGTGGCATTGCATGTCTCCTTGCTTTGGTTGCATTCTCCATTAGAGTGCTATGTCAATACACAAAATTCAGCCCAGAACCCGAGCAAGACGACGAGGAAACTTCACCAAATAGGCCTACTAAAGGTAAAAGGCTTTTCAGAAGCACTACTAGCTTCAGGgacttaatttattttgtggataagaaagaaaaagaaatcaaagagatACTTAGGCAGAAGAGTAAGAAAAGGAGACGCAACTTGAGCTTAGATGGCCAATCTAGTTCACCCACCTAA
- the LOC114375857 gene encoding glutamate receptor 3.7-like isoform X1, producing MKKFMVLHLLTWIWLCGVAHSGRPASVNIGAVFSFDSIIGRAAKTAMEMAVSDVNEDPTVLMGTKLNLIMKDAMCNAFLGSIGAFQVLEKGVAAIIGPQSSAVAHTVSQIADALQVPLVSYAATDPTLSSLQFPFFIRTTQSDLAQMTAMADIIDFHGWKEVIVVFLDDDYGRNGLSALSDELEKRKLKISYKLPLSIKFDLDEITNLLNQSKVVGPRVYVVHVNPDPRLRIFLIAHKLQMMAKDYVWLVTDWLSATLDSLSPVNQTSFSVLQGVVGLRQHIPDSSKKRAFVSRWIKMQKEGLANTGLNSYGIYAYDTVWAVARAIDIFIKVHNNITFSLPDNYNLSHTVGIGILLDKLKIFAGGSDLVDILLQSNFTGVSGQLHFNSDRSIVSGGYDIINVNQMGISGVGFWSNNSGFSVVPPTALKKRKYNRFSQDQKLGKVIWPGGVTDRPRGWVIADNTKPLRIGVPKRASFVEFVTELPDSHQIQGYCIDVFKKALEFIPYEVPFVFKPFGNGKENPNYDALVKMVDENVYDAVVGDIAIVTNRTMIVDFSQPFASSSLVIVAPINKARSNAWVFLQPFTADMWCATAASFLVVGVVIWILEHRVNNDFRGPPKKQLLTMLMFSLSTLFKKNQEDTVSSLSKMVMIVWLFLLMVITASYTASLTSILTVEQLSSPITGIDSLIASNWPIGFQVGSFTYNYLTDNLYVSKSRLISLGSPEEYATALKKGPSGGGVAAIIDELPYVELFLSNETDFGIIGQPFARSSWGFAFQRESPLAFDMSTAILKLSENGDLRKIHEKWFCKMRCPEDRTSNSKPDQLHLISFWGLYLSCGIVSLVALALFLLRMIRQYARFKQRQKNVASSSPEPSGIHCSQVVVNFFNFIDEKEEAIKKMFTQCDNHQNPN from the exons ATGAAGAAATTTATGGTCTTGCACCTTCTGACATGGATTTGGCTATGTGGTGTTGCTCACAGCGGAAGGCCTGCCAGTGTGAACATTGGTGCGGTTTTTTCTTTCGATTCTATCATAGGTAGAGCTGCGAAGACGGCTATGGAAATGGCCGTTTCTGATGTCAATGAGGACCCCACAGTTCTCATGGGAACCAAACTCAACTTGATTATGAAGGATGCCATGTGCAATGCTTTTCTTGGATCAATTGGAG CTTTTCAGGTACTTGAGAAAGGGGTTGCAGCCATAATTGGTCCGCAGTCATCTGCCGTAGCTCACACGGTTTCTCAAATTGCTGATGCTCTCCAAGTTCCTCTTGTTTCATATGCTGCCACTGATCCAACCCTGTCCTCCCTCCAGTTTCCATTCTTCATTCGAACTACGCAAAGTGACTTGGCACAAATGACTGCAATGGCTGATATAATTGACTTTCATGGATGGAAAGAGGTCATTGTTGTATTCTTGGATGATGATTATGGAAGAAATGGACTATCTGCTTTGAGTGATGAGCTTGAAAAAAGGAAATTGAAAATTTCTTATAAACTGCCTTTAAGTATTAAGTTTGATTTGGATGAAATCACTAACTTGCTCAATCAATCCAAGGTGGTTGGTCCTCGTGTGTATGTTGTTCATGTCAACCCTGATCCGAgattgagaatttttttgattGCCCATAAACTTCAAATGATGGCCAAGGATTATGTCTGGCTTGTCACAGATTGGCTCTCAGCTACACTAGATTCATTATCTCCAGTGAATCAGACCTCTTTCAGTGTTCTCCAAGGGGTTGTTGGTCTACGTCAACACATTCCGGACTCCAGCAAAAAGAGAGCTTTTGTTTCTCGATGGATAAAAATGCAAAAAGAAGGATTAGCAAATACTGGTTTGAACTCTTATGGAATTTATGCTTATGACACAGTTTGGGCAGTTGCACGTGCAATTGATATATTCATCAAAGTACATAATAATATTACCTTCTCGCTTCCTGATAACTATAACTTATCTCATACGGTAGGAATTGGTATTCTGCTTGACAAGCTCAAAATCTTTGCTGGTGGATCTGATCTTGTCGACATATTGTTACAATCAAATTTTACTGGTGTGAGTGGCCAACTTCATTTTAATTCTGACAGAAGTATTGTAAGTGGTGGTTATGATATTATCAATGTCAATCAGATGGGAATTTCTGGTGTTGGTTTTTGGTCTAATAATTCAGGATTTTCAGTTGTACCCCCTACAgctcttaaaaaaagaaaatataacagGTTTTCCCAAGATCAGAAGCTCGGCAAAGTGATTTGGCCAGGTGGAGTGACAGATCGACCTCGTGGCTGGGTAATTGCTGATAATACCAAGCCACTGAGAATTGGAGTGCCAAAAAGAGCAAGTTTTGTTGAATTCGTAACTGAACTGCCAGATAGTCATCAAATTCAGGGGTACTGCATCGATGTCTTCAAAAAAGCCCTAGAATTTATCCCATATGAAGTTCCTTTTGTATTCAAGCCTTTTGGGAATGGCAAAGAAAATCCCAATTATGACGCACTTGTGAAAATGGTTGATGAAAAT GTATATGATGCAGTTGTTGGAGACATTGCAATTGTGACAAATCGTACAATGATTGTGGATTTTTCTCAGCCTTTTGCATCCTCTAGCCTTGTCATAGTAGCTCCTATCAACAAAGCAAGATCAAATGCTTGGGTGTTCCTCCAACCATTTACGGCAGATATGTGGTGTGCTACTGCTGCATCATTTTTGGTGGTTGGAGTTGTTATATGGATTCTTGAGCACCGAGTCAATAATGACTTCCGTGGTCCTCCTAAGAAGCAACTTTTGACAATGTTAAT GTTCAGCCTCTCAACATTGTTTAAGAAAAATC AGGAAGATACCGTAAGCTCACTTTCTAAAATGGTGATGATAGTCTGGCTTTTTCTATTGATGGTGATCACGGCTAGCTATACAGCAAGCTTGACTTCAATTCTTACAGTGGAGCAGCTTTCATCGCCCATCACTGGAATTGATAGCTTGATTGCAAGTAACTGGCCTATCGGATTCCAAGTAGGATCATTTACTTACAACTATCTGACAGATAATCTTTATGTATCAAAATCAAGACTTATTTCCCTAGGTTCCCCCGAGGAATATGCTACAGCACTTAAGAAGGGGCCATCTGGTGGAGGGGTGGCAGCTATCATTGATGAGCTTCCATATGTTGAGTTATTTCTGTCAAATGAAACTGATTTTGGTATTATTGGACAGCCATTTGCCAGAAGCAGTTGGGGATTT GCTTTTCAAAGAGAGTCTCCTCTTGCCTTTGACATGTCTACAGCAATTTTGAAACTCTCTGAGAATGGAGATCTCCGTAAGATACATGAGAAGTGGTTCTGTAAAATGCGTTGTCCTGAAGATAGGACAAGCAACTCCAAGCCTGACCAGCTTCACTTGATTAGCTTTTGGGGTCTGTATCTCTCATGCGGCATTGTCTCACTTGTTGCACTTGCGCTGTTTCTTCTGCGAATGATTCGCCAATACGCTCGCTTCAAACAAAGACAAAAGAATGTTGCTTCTTCGTCCCCAGAACCATCAGGCATTCATTGTTCCCAGGTTGTTGTTAACTTCTTTAACTTCATTGATGAGAAGGAAGAGGCCATCAAGAAAATGTTCACTCAATGTGACAATCATCAGAACCCCAACTGA
- the LOC114375857 gene encoding glutamate receptor 3.7-like isoform X2 translates to MKKFMVLHLLTWIWLCGVAHSGRPASVNIGAVFSFDSIIGRAAKTAMEMAVSDVNEDPTVLMGTKLNLIMKDAMCNAFLGSIGAFQVLEKGVAAIIGPQSSAVAHTVSQIADALQVPLVSYAATDPTLSSLQFPFFIRTTQSDLAQMTAMADIIDFHGWKEVIVVFLDDDYGRNGLSALSDELEKRKLKISYKLPLSIKFDLDEITNLLNQSKVVGPRVYVVHVNPDPRLRIFLIAHKLQMMAKDYVWLVTDWLSATLDSLSPVNQTSFSVLQGVVGLRQHIPDSSKKRAFVSRWIKMQKEGLANTGLNSYGIYAYDTVWAVARAIDIFIKVHNNITFSLPDNYNLSHTVGIGILLDKLKIFAGGSDLVDILLQSNFTGVSGQLHFNSDRSIVSGGYDIINVNQMGISGVGFWSNNSGFSVVPPTALKKRKYNRFSQDQKLGKVIWPGGVTDRPRGWVIADNTKPLRIGVPKRASFVEFVTELPDSHQIQGYCIDVFKKALEFIPYEVPFVFKPFGNGKENPNYDALVKMVDENVYDAVVGDIAIVTNRTMIVDFSQPFASSSLVIVAPINKARSNAWVFLQPFTADMWCATAASFLVVGVVIWILEHRVNNDFRGPPKKQLLTMLMFSLSTLFKKNQEDTVSSLSKMVMIVWLFLLMVITASYTASLTSILTVEQLSSPITGIDSLIASNWPIGFQVPPRNMLQHLRRGHLVEGWQLSLMSFHMLSYFCQMKLILVLLDSHLPEAVGDLLFKESLLLPLTCLQQF, encoded by the exons ATGAAGAAATTTATGGTCTTGCACCTTCTGACATGGATTTGGCTATGTGGTGTTGCTCACAGCGGAAGGCCTGCCAGTGTGAACATTGGTGCGGTTTTTTCTTTCGATTCTATCATAGGTAGAGCTGCGAAGACGGCTATGGAAATGGCCGTTTCTGATGTCAATGAGGACCCCACAGTTCTCATGGGAACCAAACTCAACTTGATTATGAAGGATGCCATGTGCAATGCTTTTCTTGGATCAATTGGAG CTTTTCAGGTACTTGAGAAAGGGGTTGCAGCCATAATTGGTCCGCAGTCATCTGCCGTAGCTCACACGGTTTCTCAAATTGCTGATGCTCTCCAAGTTCCTCTTGTTTCATATGCTGCCACTGATCCAACCCTGTCCTCCCTCCAGTTTCCATTCTTCATTCGAACTACGCAAAGTGACTTGGCACAAATGACTGCAATGGCTGATATAATTGACTTTCATGGATGGAAAGAGGTCATTGTTGTATTCTTGGATGATGATTATGGAAGAAATGGACTATCTGCTTTGAGTGATGAGCTTGAAAAAAGGAAATTGAAAATTTCTTATAAACTGCCTTTAAGTATTAAGTTTGATTTGGATGAAATCACTAACTTGCTCAATCAATCCAAGGTGGTTGGTCCTCGTGTGTATGTTGTTCATGTCAACCCTGATCCGAgattgagaatttttttgattGCCCATAAACTTCAAATGATGGCCAAGGATTATGTCTGGCTTGTCACAGATTGGCTCTCAGCTACACTAGATTCATTATCTCCAGTGAATCAGACCTCTTTCAGTGTTCTCCAAGGGGTTGTTGGTCTACGTCAACACATTCCGGACTCCAGCAAAAAGAGAGCTTTTGTTTCTCGATGGATAAAAATGCAAAAAGAAGGATTAGCAAATACTGGTTTGAACTCTTATGGAATTTATGCTTATGACACAGTTTGGGCAGTTGCACGTGCAATTGATATATTCATCAAAGTACATAATAATATTACCTTCTCGCTTCCTGATAACTATAACTTATCTCATACGGTAGGAATTGGTATTCTGCTTGACAAGCTCAAAATCTTTGCTGGTGGATCTGATCTTGTCGACATATTGTTACAATCAAATTTTACTGGTGTGAGTGGCCAACTTCATTTTAATTCTGACAGAAGTATTGTAAGTGGTGGTTATGATATTATCAATGTCAATCAGATGGGAATTTCTGGTGTTGGTTTTTGGTCTAATAATTCAGGATTTTCAGTTGTACCCCCTACAgctcttaaaaaaagaaaatataacagGTTTTCCCAAGATCAGAAGCTCGGCAAAGTGATTTGGCCAGGTGGAGTGACAGATCGACCTCGTGGCTGGGTAATTGCTGATAATACCAAGCCACTGAGAATTGGAGTGCCAAAAAGAGCAAGTTTTGTTGAATTCGTAACTGAACTGCCAGATAGTCATCAAATTCAGGGGTACTGCATCGATGTCTTCAAAAAAGCCCTAGAATTTATCCCATATGAAGTTCCTTTTGTATTCAAGCCTTTTGGGAATGGCAAAGAAAATCCCAATTATGACGCACTTGTGAAAATGGTTGATGAAAAT GTATATGATGCAGTTGTTGGAGACATTGCAATTGTGACAAATCGTACAATGATTGTGGATTTTTCTCAGCCTTTTGCATCCTCTAGCCTTGTCATAGTAGCTCCTATCAACAAAGCAAGATCAAATGCTTGGGTGTTCCTCCAACCATTTACGGCAGATATGTGGTGTGCTACTGCTGCATCATTTTTGGTGGTTGGAGTTGTTATATGGATTCTTGAGCACCGAGTCAATAATGACTTCCGTGGTCCTCCTAAGAAGCAACTTTTGACAATGTTAAT GTTCAGCCTCTCAACATTGTTTAAGAAAAATC AGGAAGATACCGTAAGCTCACTTTCTAAAATGGTGATGATAGTCTGGCTTTTTCTATTGATGGTGATCACGGCTAGCTATACAGCAAGCTTGACTTCAATTCTTACAGTGGAGCAGCTTTCATCGCCCATCACTGGAATTGATAGCTTGATTGCAAGTAACTGGCCTATCGGATTCCAA GTTCCCCCGAGGAATATGCTACAGCACTTAAGAAGGGGCCATCTGGTGGAGGGGTGGCAGCTATCATTGATGAGCTTCCATATGTTGAGTTATTTCTGTCAAATGAAACTGATTTTGGTATTATTGGACAGCCATTTGCCAGAAGCAGTTGGGGATTT GCTTTTCAAAGAGAGTCTCCTCTTGCCTTTGACATGTCTACAGCAATTTTGA
- the LOC114375482 gene encoding uncharacterized protein LOC114375482, with amino-acid sequence MWNCCLRNKQVSSQDKNEEGGKKVEETKTISRGMKKKVRFKKEDGEGSHHGDSTSGPVRIRLVVTKEELKRVLRDRNENDPQHTSLEELLSDMVLRDKRVFEVEKNAGGINSWRPALESIPEDRSMK; translated from the coding sequence ATGTGGAACTGCTGCTTGAGAAACAAGCAAGTATCATCACAAGATAAGAATGAAGAAGGTGGTAAGAAAGTTGAGGAGACAAAGACAATTTCTCGTGGCATGAAGAAGAAGGTAAGGTTCAAAAAAGAAGATGGTGAAGGAAGTCATCATGGTGATTCTACAAGTGGGCCTGTGAGGATTAGGCTTGTGGTGACTAAGGAAGAATTGAAGAGGGTGTTGAGAGATAGGAATGAGAATGATCCTCAGCACACTTCGTTGGAGGAGTTACTAAGCGATATGGTGTTGAGAGACAAAAGGGTGTTTGAGGTTGAAAAAAATGCTGGGGGCATAAATTCTTGGAGGCCAGCTTTAGAAAGCATTCCGGAGGATCGCTCAATGAAATAG